The Glycine soja cultivar W05 chromosome 4, ASM419377v2, whole genome shotgun sequence genomic sequence AACTCTGATAGATGTAAGAGTATagacacccccccccccccccaagataaaaatgataacaatgagTCATGAGACTAATATATTCCAAAATAGTACAGTACCTTATATCTGAACTTTTACGTTATTAGCTATCACAGTCATGTGGATTCTTTATCATACAATCATTAGACTAAATTTCATGGCCTATCATGACATCATGCCTTGACTCTTCACTACAAACATTCCACTTATATTGTAAACATTGTAAAAAGTGATAGGAAACTTCCAAATCTGTAATGGCAACTTCCAAAtagattcaataataataaacaagaaaaaaaatatcaaattgaacataaaagaagaaaacaaggcAAGACAACATAGACTCAACAACGGTGAAtaacatgaaaatattaaaatgaacataaagaaaagaaaatcagaaCAAGAAAGTACCATTTCTGTGCCATAGTATTGAACAATATTGTCATGCTCAAACTGACTCAAAAGTGCTATTTCCTGTGAGAGAAGACAAAGACAAATGtgagaaaataaacataatggGAGAAACATGAAGAACAGTAACCTCTCAAATGTTCTTGAGGCATTGCACAAGATAGCataatatttatgttaaaaaaaacttcttttttagttATCATTGAAGAATTCCATTATTAAGAAAAAGGTGCAAGTCAATCACCTGCTCCAATTGATATACACTTTGTTTTCCCTGAGTCCCTTGATCAAGCAGTGAAACTTCTTTTACAGCGAAAAAGAATCCATCACTACAGTGATTCAGAAAGTATAAGTAGCATGTTAGTATTTATTACTTGCATAACATAAAATAGATGCCAAATCATTGTAAAGCATGGCATTAAAAAAGCAGCAATTTGAAAGGAAGATGCTAAATTAGAAATAATCTTTTGAGACGTTTTTGGATTTGACAAAAATCTGGCACTAAACAACAATTACAACATCCATTACCCATGCAAAATCTAGCTCACTCACCTCATTACATTTTTCTACGGTTCTCTTTAAATAGGATTTTAAATATGTTCGCATTGTTTATTTCAACTAGAAGCAATTTGTATCAGTGCATCAATTTCACACAGTGTCCAAATGAACAACCTAATGAAGTTCAAATTCATTTCTATTCGGGATGAACAATAGAACACTTGCATAATTGAATGTCAGAAATTATCGTTATCACTTATCAGTAAAAGGCTAATAGCAAAGTTTATTAAAACCACCCAATAGCAAGACACCTTGGCAGAAAAAAACTATGAAAGGTTTAAAAGAACAGTTTTGTTAAGTATTATTGTCTTTAGGGATTTAATGGTTAAGAAATCAAAagtagaatattattttttttggaaagtgTACTATTTAATCTTACCAATGCACCCCAACCATTTCCCTTAAAGCAATAGGGCAATCAGCAATGGTTAGCAAAACCATTAAAAGAATTTAGGAAATTTAgcaaagaaaatcaaaacaatagAATGCTCATGCACCCTTCAAAACAATAGTTTTTATCTCACATCAAACAGACATTGGACACAAAGACACAAACCTCACACAGAACAAAGGGTGGTTGTCATCATGCTCTTTTTCAGCAGATCGTTGACCGACCAACATTTTGAATTAAGTAGGTAGTTGTCCACACAGAAAGTTACATTTTATGGGgacttcaaaacaaaaatctgtAAGTTTATAAACATGGCTGACACATTAGATGTGATGGAAATAATACATTTTAGCACGTCCTCCATAAAAGGAAAGCAATGGAATTTGGAGAGTTCAGAAGCCCTTGTGCTCCTATTCTGACCAAAAAGTACAGTGttctaaaagaagaagaaaatgaaatatttgacAACATTTTCTCATGTactgcaaaatatttttcaacccccccacccaaaaaaaaaaaaaaggttttgtttCAAAACTGACAGTTTCTAGGCCAGTTAGTTCAGCAGACATCAATCCGTCAGATTCAAGGAGCTCATTCCATAAACTATGGACAAAATTTAGGTGCTGTTACAGGGTGTACTTTTGccttgtttttcaaaatttaattggaactAAATTCCATCTAATGTAATAGATCTCCAGTAGTTTTTAAACACCTACCGACTACCACTAAAGGGAGGGGGAAGCAGCAACACCCCACAAGCTAAAATAGGCCAATTTGTGtcatttcctttaattttgaaGGACTGATTTTCTAATGGCTGAAGGAGAGACAAAAAATTTGTGTGTAGATGTGAATTATTAATGCAAGGGTGAAATTGTGTTTAAGTACGCCCAAGTCCCAATcccaaataataatattataaataaaatactaaaggTTTGAATATGTTTGTGGTTCTTAATAAATGACTAATTTTTGTTAGTTAAGTAATGACATGTTAGAATCTCAATGATTGACATGTATTGGAAAGATCCATTCACAAGATCACATTTCATTACTTAACTAATACCAGATACtaaaaacaaaagttttaatatatCAGATCCAATGCATGACATATTTATGTCAATACTAACAAAATACAATGGTAACAATGAAGTGGAAGGGAGAAAGAAGAGTGAAGATTGAAAGGCATTGCACTTACTCAGAAATTCCTTCATAAACGGAGCCAAAGGAGCCACCCCCGAGAAACTCACCCTTCTGCCAGCTTCCGGCGGTAATAATCCGTTTGATTCTCCCTTGCGGAGAAATATTATTAGACCTAGGGTCCGTGGTACTACTCGAAGAATCGTCTTCGTTCGAAGTAGAAAACGAACACGACTCCGAAAGCCCCGCCACAATCTCCGCAATCCTCGCCGCATTATCCACATTCTGTTCCTCTTCTCTCTTCGGACTCTCTTTAGTACCAACTTCCCCTTCTTCCTTCTCCGCcacttccctctcttcaatGGAATGGTTCAACGGTAACCCTTCTCCCCCTTGAGGAGCCAAGTCCCTCAAGAGGTCCCACGAGGAACACGCGCTATCATCCACCACCTGAACCCTCGTTCCCGGCGGAGGCTTCAGCATCGGTGGCCGAATCCCCTTAATGCCATTGCTCGATTCATCTATCTCCCTGACCCTAACACTATCACTAACTCCGTGATTTTCACTCAATTCGCCTTCCTCTGCTGATTTGAACATTCTCACCTCGTTAACCTTCGATTCTTCTTCTACGTCTTCCTCGGGAATATCGAGGTTATCGAGCTTCAGTCTCGGGAGAATATCCGAAGAGGAGCGAAACTTCATGGCCTCCCACGCCGCAGCGGGAATAGCAAAGTCCTCTGGGCCGGAGAGGCCCAAACTGCGGCAAATTCGATCGAACTCGCCCTCGACGCCCTCGATTCGGAAGCTCGTGCGGTCGTAGAACTCCATGGAGCGCGTGTAGAGCGTGTCGTCGGAGGGGGAGGATACGACGTCGTATTCGGAGGAGGAGTATTTAAGAGCGTTACGGCGCTCGAGCTTGGGCTTCCTCCGCGGGTTCTTGCGATCCATGGTCTTGGTTTGTTTCCTGGGCTCAAAAATCCGAGATAGGTAATGCATCTAAATCCATCTAAAACGACGACGTCGCCGCCAATGGCTTCTAATATGGTTGTGTAATCGGTGTCAGGTGAGAGAGACGAGGGAGAAAGTAAACGGAGAGAGAAACAGGGGATTGATTTTGAACAAGTAAGAGAAACTGAACAAAGACTGCACACACGAGACTGGTAAACGTCGTTGAACTGGAAACACAAAACGCGGTGCCTGAC encodes the following:
- the LOC114410462 gene encoding mitogen-activated protein kinase kinase kinase 1-like; this encodes MHYLSRIFEPRKQTKTMDRKNPRRKPKLERRNALKYSSSEYDVVSSPSDDTLYTRSMEFYDRTSFRIEGVEGEFDRICRSLGLSGPEDFAIPAAAWEAMKFRSSSDILPRLKLDNLDIPEEDVEEESKVNEVRMFKSAEEGELSENHGVSDSVRVREIDESSNGIKGIRPPMLKPPPGTRVQVVDDSACSSWDLLRDLAPQGGEGLPLNHSIEEREVAEKEEGEVGTKESPKREEEQNVDNAARIAEIVAGLSESCSFSTSNEDDSSSSTTDPRSNNISPQGRIKRIITAGSWQKGEFLGGGSFGSVYEGISDDGFFFAVKEVSLLDQGTQGKQSVYQLEQEIALLSQFEHDNIVQYYGTEMDQSKLYIFLELVTKGSLRSLYQKYTLRDSQVSAYTRQILHGLKYLHDRNVVHRDIKCANILVDASGSVKLADFGLAKATKLNDVKSMKGTAFWMAPEVVKGKNKGYGLPADMWSLGCTVLEMLTGQLPYRDLECMQALFRIGKGERPPIPDSLSRDAQDFILQCLQVNPNDRPTAAQLLNHSFVQRPLSQSSGSSFPHIHGRKG